The Propionibacterium freudenreichii subsp. freudenreichii genome contains a region encoding:
- a CDS encoding SDR family oxidoreductase, translated as MSKRPHTILVVGATGSVGRFVVAEALKQGYATRALVRNLDKAKTLPEGALAVVGDLTDAATLDRALAGTDAVVFTHGSNSTEEQAEAVDYGAVRSVLTALGDRSVRVALMTAIGMTKRDSIYNKENHGRDWKRRGERLLRASGLEYTIVRPAAFDYNAPDAHKLVMRQGEHPSNGGVAREQIARVLVDALSNDAARHKTFELLDTTGEEQADLTPLFAALQPDEPAAADAPGDSENLPLSDEPQRVLDDLKRLTDYE; from the coding sequence ATGAGCAAGCGACCGCACACCATCCTGGTTGTCGGAGCCACGGGAAGCGTCGGCCGCTTCGTGGTGGCCGAGGCCCTCAAGCAGGGCTATGCCACCCGAGCGTTGGTGCGCAACCTTGACAAGGCGAAGACCCTGCCCGAGGGTGCGCTGGCCGTGGTGGGCGACCTGACCGACGCCGCCACGCTAGACCGGGCACTTGCCGGAACCGACGCGGTGGTGTTCACCCACGGTTCGAACAGCACCGAGGAGCAGGCCGAGGCCGTCGACTACGGCGCGGTGCGCTCGGTGCTCACCGCCCTGGGCGATCGTTCGGTGCGGGTCGCCCTGATGACCGCGATCGGCATGACCAAGCGCGACAGCATCTACAACAAGGAGAACCACGGACGCGACTGGAAGCGCCGCGGGGAGCGTCTGCTGCGCGCCAGCGGCCTCGAGTACACGATCGTGCGTCCGGCCGCCTTCGACTACAACGCCCCCGACGCCCACAAGCTCGTGATGCGCCAGGGCGAGCACCCGAGCAATGGCGGCGTGGCCCGCGAGCAGATCGCCCGCGTGCTGGTGGACGCCCTGAGCAACGACGCGGCGCGTCACAAGACCTTCGAATTGCTCGACACCACCGGCGAGGAGCAGGCCGACCTGACGCCCCTGTTCGCAGCACTGCAGCCCGATGAGCCGGCGGCGGCCGACGCGCCGGGCGACTCCGAGAACCTGCCCCTGTCCGATGAGCCGCAGCGCGTACTCGACGACCTGAAGCGCCTCACCGACTACGAATAG
- the msrA gene encoding peptide-methionine (S)-S-oxide reductase MsrA, which produces MPFFHRVFGDPLDRAFPGAQTAYLAAGCFWGVEKLFWQQPGVLSTAAGYMGGFTRNPTYEETCSGLTGHAETVRVVFDPTQTSYEQLVRVFFENHDPTQLDRQGNDVGTQYRSALFTTDDEQQAIAERVRDSYQRDMSAAGYGQLTTEIGNGGPWYFAEDYHQQYLDANPHGYCPVHATGIPCTAA; this is translated from the coding sequence ATGCCCTTCTTCCACCGCGTCTTCGGTGACCCGCTCGATCGCGCCTTCCCCGGTGCACAGACCGCCTACTTGGCGGCCGGGTGCTTCTGGGGCGTCGAGAAGCTGTTCTGGCAGCAGCCCGGCGTGTTGTCCACTGCGGCGGGCTACATGGGTGGCTTCACCAGGAATCCCACCTACGAAGAGACCTGCAGCGGGCTGACCGGCCACGCCGAGACGGTGCGCGTGGTGTTCGATCCCACGCAGACGAGCTACGAGCAGTTGGTGCGCGTCTTCTTCGAGAACCACGACCCCACCCAGCTCGACCGCCAGGGAAACGACGTCGGCACGCAGTACCGCTCGGCGTTGTTCACCACCGACGACGAGCAGCAGGCCATCGCCGAGCGCGTGCGCGACAGCTATCAGCGCGATATGTCGGCGGCGGGCTACGGCCAGCTGACCACCGAGATCGGCAATGGTGGGCCCTGGTACTTCGCCGAGGACTACCACCAGCAGTACCTGGACGCGAATCCCCACGGATACTGCCCGGTGCACGCCACCGGCATTCCGTGCACGGCCGCCTGA
- a CDS encoding Bax inhibitor-1/YccA family protein, protein MRSSNPVLTRPDAFVPAGQAGQQYVDAAYQEASYPPGGYPGPSRPAARMTMNDVIAKTATLFVILVAVAAAAWMFTAVNPAMALPLALGSSVIALVAAILVTVRRSTSVPAIMAYTVFEGILIGAFSQVMESIYPGIVGQAVLGTFAAAAVTLFAYRTFGARISGRMQKIFIFSIIGYAVVAGINLIALLFGVNLGFFNIGAGAGALSWLFAAIGVVLAVASLLMDFEECERGVRMGAPAKESWRAGFGLMVTMVWLYTNLLRILSFFRN, encoded by the coding sequence GTGCGAAGCAGCAACCCAGTACTGACCAGGCCGGACGCCTTCGTCCCCGCTGGCCAAGCGGGTCAGCAGTACGTCGACGCGGCGTATCAGGAGGCGTCCTATCCGCCCGGCGGATACCCGGGCCCGTCGCGGCCCGCGGCCCGCATGACGATGAACGATGTGATCGCCAAGACCGCCACGCTGTTCGTGATCCTCGTGGCAGTGGCCGCGGCCGCCTGGATGTTCACCGCCGTCAACCCGGCGATGGCCCTGCCCCTGGCTCTCGGGTCATCGGTGATCGCCCTGGTCGCCGCCATCCTGGTGACCGTGCGTCGCAGCACCTCGGTGCCCGCGATCATGGCCTACACCGTGTTCGAGGGCATCCTCATCGGGGCATTCAGCCAGGTGATGGAGAGCATCTACCCCGGCATCGTGGGCCAGGCCGTGCTGGGCACCTTCGCTGCCGCGGCCGTCACGCTGTTCGCCTACCGCACCTTCGGCGCCCGCATCAGCGGCCGCATGCAGAAGATCTTCATCTTCTCGATCATCGGCTACGCGGTGGTGGCCGGCATCAACCTGATCGCCCTGCTGTTCGGGGTGAATCTGGGCTTCTTCAACATCGGTGCCGGCGCGGGTGCCCTCAGCTGGCTGTTCGCCGCCATCGGCGTGGTGCTGGCCGTGGCGAGCCTGCTCATGGACTTCGAGGAATGCGAACGGGGCGTCCGCATGGGCGCGCCGGCCAAGGAATCGTGGCGGGCCGGATTCGGCCTGATGGTCACCATGGTGTGGCTGTACACCAACCTGTTGCGCATCCTGAGCTTCTTCCGTAACTGA
- a CDS encoding uracil-DNA glycosylase yields MNAQPIAQLMAPDWAAALAPQEPQIHAMGKFLRGEIAAGRGYLPDGDKVLRAFSRPMADVRVLIVGQDPYPTPGHPIGLSFAVNRDVRPLPRSLVNIYQELSSDLGIPPAPHGDLTGWFDQGVLLLNRCLTVRPGHPASHRGKGWEPVTQAAIEALVARGGPLVAILWGRDAQSLTPMLQAGGVPIIASPHPSPLSARSGFFGSRPFSRANAALVGAGAQPIDWDLNER; encoded by the coding sequence GTGAACGCCCAGCCCATCGCCCAGCTCATGGCGCCCGATTGGGCTGCCGCGCTTGCTCCCCAGGAACCCCAGATCCACGCCATGGGGAAATTCCTGCGCGGCGAGATCGCCGCCGGGCGGGGATACCTTCCCGATGGCGACAAGGTGCTGCGGGCCTTCAGCCGTCCGATGGCCGACGTGCGGGTGCTCATCGTCGGCCAGGACCCCTATCCGACGCCGGGGCATCCGATCGGCCTGAGCTTCGCGGTGAATCGCGACGTCCGCCCGCTGCCGCGCAGCCTGGTGAACATCTACCAGGAACTGAGCTCCGACCTGGGGATCCCGCCGGCACCACACGGCGACCTGACCGGCTGGTTCGATCAGGGCGTACTGCTGCTCAACAGGTGCCTCACGGTGCGGCCGGGCCATCCCGCGTCGCACCGGGGCAAGGGTTGGGAGCCGGTCACCCAGGCCGCGATCGAGGCGCTCGTCGCGCGGGGCGGGCCGCTGGTCGCCATCCTGTGGGGACGCGATGCCCAGTCGTTGACGCCGATGCTGCAGGCCGGCGGCGTGCCGATCATCGCCTCACCGCACCCCAGCCCGCTGTCGGCCCGTTCCGGGTTCTTCGGGTCCAGGCCCTTCAGCCGCGCCAACGCGGCACTCGTCGGGGCCGGCGCCCAGCCCATCGACTGGGACCTGAACGAGCGCTGA
- a CDS encoding mycothiol transferase: MNAIDLMQDCFVRVSDTLPHLLDGLSGDDLLWRPGPKANPMAWLVWHISRCEDSELDALTDIPQAWGQGWQQKFALPYPPEDGGYGQTNEQVAAFNVSDPDLLLGYFYAASARAAKVLEQERAKDLDRIVDTNWNPPVKAGTRLVSVANDITQHLGALGYVRGLVETR; the protein is encoded by the coding sequence ATGAACGCCATTGACCTCATGCAGGACTGCTTCGTGCGCGTGAGCGACACCCTGCCCCATCTGCTCGACGGCTTGTCGGGCGATGACCTGCTGTGGCGTCCGGGCCCCAAGGCCAACCCGATGGCGTGGCTGGTGTGGCACATCTCACGCTGTGAGGACTCCGAGCTGGACGCGCTGACCGACATCCCGCAGGCGTGGGGGCAGGGCTGGCAGCAGAAGTTCGCCCTGCCCTATCCTCCCGAGGACGGCGGATACGGCCAGACCAATGAGCAGGTCGCCGCATTCAACGTGTCGGATCCCGACCTGCTGCTCGGCTATTTCTATGCCGCCTCCGCCCGGGCGGCCAAGGTGCTCGAGCAGGAACGCGCCAAGGACCTCGACCGCATCGTCGACACGAACTGGAATCCGCCGGTGAAGGCCGGCACCCGACTGGTCTCGGTGGCCAATGACATCACCCAGCACCTGGGCGCGCTGGGATATGTGCGCGGACTGGTCGAGACGCGCTGA
- a CDS encoding class I SAM-dependent methyltransferase, which produces MRPFAELVAEAQSADITGWGFGFLDGRATEERPPWGYARLLAGRLARAHAALDIDTGGGEVVNEAPQLPPTMVVTESWPPNAERARKLLGPRGVRVVQTTGDDPLPFDDASFDLVTSRHPVKPDWRDIARVLEPGGHYFAQHVGPASSFELIEYFLGPLPENRKRRDPHVEAAQAQAAGLHIESLLTATLRIEYFDIGAIVWILRKCPWWVPDFSPDKYHDQLVCLDAQLRAGRSFVDHSSRHLIDARR; this is translated from the coding sequence ATGCGGCCCTTTGCTGAGCTGGTTGCCGAAGCCCAGAGTGCCGATATCACCGGGTGGGGATTCGGCTTCCTCGACGGTCGCGCCACCGAGGAGCGTCCGCCCTGGGGATATGCACGCCTGCTGGCGGGCCGACTGGCCCGAGCACACGCCGCGCTGGACATCGACACCGGCGGGGGAGAGGTGGTCAACGAGGCCCCGCAGCTGCCACCGACGATGGTGGTCACCGAATCCTGGCCGCCGAATGCGGAGCGCGCCCGGAAGCTGCTGGGGCCCCGCGGCGTCAGGGTCGTGCAGACCACCGGGGATGATCCGTTGCCCTTCGACGACGCCAGCTTCGACCTGGTGACCTCCCGCCATCCGGTGAAGCCGGACTGGCGCGACATCGCGCGGGTGCTGGAACCCGGCGGCCACTACTTCGCCCAGCACGTGGGGCCGGCCTCGTCGTTCGAGCTCATCGAGTATTTCCTCGGCCCGCTGCCGGAGAACCGGAAGCGCCGCGACCCGCATGTCGAAGCGGCACAGGCGCAGGCCGCCGGACTCCACATCGAGTCCCTGCTCACCGCGACCCTGCGCATCGAGTACTTCGACATCGGGGCCATCGTCTGGATCCTGCGCAAGTGCCCCTGGTGGGTGCCTGACTTCTCGCCGGACAAGTATCACGACCAACTGGTGTGCCTCGACGCGCAACTACGCGCCGGAAGGTCCTTCGTCGACCACTCCTCGCGACACCTGATCGACGCCCGGCGCTGA
- a CDS encoding DNA-3-methyladenine glycosylase: MIDFNRRADAVAPYLLGAIIRRGKVAIRLTEVEAYLGPKDPASHAVSGPSGRAAVMFGPARHVYVYSSYGIHLSGNIVCSPDGTASGVLMRAGEVVEGVDQALTNRGFIVAASPDEDQADAQARRPEAELAKGPGNFGAAIGLSLADNGQPLGGPDDLFELHVPDALAPEIWVGPRVGITKARDEPLRFWLPDEPSVSSRKIGSPWTPREGPFTLL, encoded by the coding sequence GTGATCGATTTCAATCGACGTGCCGACGCGGTGGCGCCATATCTGCTCGGAGCAATCATCCGTCGGGGCAAGGTGGCCATCCGGCTGACCGAGGTGGAGGCCTACCTGGGTCCCAAGGATCCGGCGTCGCACGCAGTGAGCGGGCCCTCGGGCAGGGCCGCGGTGATGTTCGGTCCCGCCCGCCACGTGTACGTCTACTCCAGCTACGGCATCCACCTGTCGGGCAACATCGTGTGTTCGCCCGATGGCACCGCCTCCGGGGTGCTGATGCGGGCCGGCGAGGTGGTCGAGGGCGTCGACCAGGCGCTGACCAACCGCGGCTTCATCGTGGCGGCGTCGCCCGACGAGGACCAGGCCGATGCACAGGCCCGGCGTCCCGAGGCGGAACTGGCCAAGGGCCCCGGCAACTTCGGGGCGGCGATCGGCCTTTCATTGGCCGACAACGGCCAGCCCCTGGGCGGGCCCGACGACCTGTTCGAGCTCCACGTGCCCGACGCGCTGGCCCCCGAGATCTGGGTGGGGCCGCGGGTGGGCATCACCAAGGCCCGCGACGAGCCGCTGCGGTTCTGGCTGCCCGACGAACCCAGCGTCTCGTCCCGCAAGATCGGCTCGCCGTGGACTCCGCGTGAGGGTCCATTTACCCTTCTCTGA
- a CDS encoding NUDIX hydrolase has product MHVIGVQRVDKAPVVRLPVGHGEDPRVLLWHRGWVVSRWLSATGADEELVVTAQVRQRTATSRTPRRRGHRQDPDLVVAPGEVPTKRQRVAAYAIVRSHRGLLGTICSDRTAVPGRWQLPGGGLEASETSSQAVIREVREETDQSVALRRLVDLQSDHWVGRAPNGRLEDFQAIRIIYTAVCTAPTEPEVLDVGGTTEASHWVSLRGWRSLPWTSSARSALDRHVDELSGLFAR; this is encoded by the coding sequence ATGCACGTTATCGGGGTCCAGCGGGTGGACAAGGCGCCTGTTGTTCGCCTACCCGTGGGGCATGGCGAGGATCCCCGTGTGTTGCTGTGGCATCGCGGCTGGGTCGTCTCGCGCTGGCTGTCCGCCACCGGAGCGGACGAGGAGCTCGTGGTCACGGCGCAGGTGCGACAGCGCACGGCCACTTCACGCACGCCCCGTCGCCGCGGGCACCGGCAGGATCCCGACCTGGTGGTGGCGCCCGGAGAAGTGCCCACCAAGCGTCAGCGCGTTGCCGCCTACGCGATCGTGCGCTCACATCGCGGGTTGCTCGGCACGATCTGCAGCGATCGCACAGCCGTGCCCGGACGTTGGCAGCTGCCCGGAGGGGGTCTGGAGGCCTCCGAGACGTCAAGCCAGGCGGTGATCCGCGAGGTGCGCGAGGAGACCGACCAGTCGGTGGCGCTGCGTCGCCTTGTCGACCTGCAGTCCGACCACTGGGTGGGACGCGCCCCGAACGGTCGGCTGGAGGACTTCCAGGCCATCCGCATCATCTATACGGCGGTCTGCACGGCCCCCACCGAGCCCGAGGTGCTCGACGTGGGCGGCACCACTGAGGCATCGCACTGGGTGTCGCTGCGGGGCTGGCGTTCGCTGCCCTGGACGTCCAGTGCCCGCTCCGCCCTCGACCGACACGTGGACGAACTCAGCGGCCTGTTCGCGCGCTGA
- a CDS encoding APC family permease produces MNTSDRTASPHANPPAPSDDGKASPALKQVMGPGLLLLFVVGDILGTGVYALTGQVAGEVGGAAWLPFLIAFVIAMMTALSYLELVTKYPQAAGAALYVHKAFGVHFITFMVMFTVMCSGITSASTASRAFAVNMVRGLTGSEPADNNPWLLVVALGFIFLVMLINLRGVAEGVKANVVLTLIEVSGLLLVIFIGLWAITQGRADWSQVVAFQTSSERNTFVAVTASTSLAFFAMVGFEDAVNMAEETKEPTRIFPRILLSGLTVTGVIYVVIAIISVALVPVGNLAASEAPLVLVVENAAPGFPINQLLPWISMFAVANSALINMLMASRLIYGMAQQDVLPGVLARVLPVRRTPWTAVLFTTAIAAGLILYVSLARGSAVVGLLGGTTSLLLLAVFAVVNLAVVVLKRDRVGHKHFRTSRIVAIVACLLCLFLVLPVSGRPIGQYQIAGVLIVIGVALWAVTVVINKRVGRTELKHPEDIPPEVI; encoded by the coding sequence ATGAACACGTCAGATCGCACTGCATCACCCCACGCGAACCCGCCAGCCCCCTCAGACGACGGCAAGGCGTCCCCGGCGCTGAAGCAGGTGATGGGGCCCGGACTGCTGTTGTTGTTCGTGGTGGGCGACATCCTGGGGACCGGCGTCTACGCCCTGACCGGGCAGGTGGCCGGCGAGGTGGGAGGCGCGGCCTGGTTGCCGTTCCTGATCGCCTTCGTGATCGCCATGATGACGGCACTGTCATACCTGGAGCTGGTCACCAAGTACCCGCAGGCGGCCGGCGCGGCCCTGTATGTGCACAAGGCGTTCGGGGTGCACTTCATCACCTTCATGGTGATGTTCACCGTCATGTGTTCGGGCATCACCTCGGCCAGCACGGCATCCCGGGCGTTCGCCGTGAACATGGTGCGCGGGCTCACCGGCTCCGAGCCGGCCGACAACAACCCGTGGCTGCTGGTGGTGGCGCTGGGCTTCATTTTCCTGGTGATGCTGATCAACCTGCGCGGGGTGGCCGAGGGCGTCAAGGCCAATGTGGTGCTCACGCTCATCGAGGTGTCAGGGCTGCTGCTGGTGATCTTCATCGGCCTGTGGGCGATCACCCAGGGTCGGGCCGACTGGAGCCAGGTGGTGGCCTTCCAGACCAGCTCGGAACGCAATACGTTCGTGGCGGTGACGGCCTCAACGTCGCTGGCGTTCTTCGCGATGGTCGGTTTCGAGGATGCCGTGAACATGGCCGAGGAGACCAAGGAACCGACGCGCATCTTCCCCCGCATCCTGCTCAGCGGGCTGACCGTCACCGGTGTGATCTATGTGGTGATCGCCATCATCTCGGTTGCCCTGGTGCCGGTGGGCAATCTTGCCGCGAGCGAGGCGCCGCTGGTTCTCGTGGTGGAAAACGCGGCACCCGGATTCCCGATCAACCAGCTGCTGCCCTGGATCTCCATGTTCGCGGTGGCCAACTCAGCGCTCATCAATATGCTCATGGCAAGTCGCCTCATCTATGGCATGGCCCAGCAGGATGTGTTGCCGGGCGTGCTGGCGCGCGTCTTGCCGGTGCGGCGCACGCCATGGACCGCCGTATTGTTCACCACCGCGATCGCCGCCGGGCTGATCCTGTATGTGAGCCTGGCGCGCGGCAGCGCAGTGGTCGGCCTGCTCGGCGGCACCACCTCACTGCTGCTGTTGGCCGTCTTCGCCGTGGTGAACCTGGCAGTGGTGGTCTTGAAGCGCGACCGGGTGGGGCACAAGCATTTTCGCACCAGCCGGATCGTCGCGATCGTGGCCTGCCTCCTGTGCCTATTCCTCGTGCTACCGGTGTCGGGGCGTCCGATTGGCCAGTATCAGATCGCCGGGGTGCTCATCGTGATCGGCGTGGCTCTGTGGGCGGTCACGGTGGTTATCAACAAGCGTGTTGGACGCACGGAGCTGAAGCATCCCGAGGACATCCCGCCCGAAGTGATCTGA
- a CDS encoding HAD-IA family hydrolase: MTVKALLTDMFGVIAQIQPESARTRLVRIAGAEPDAFWAAYWAHRPDYDQGISTPLDYWSRVACDLRMDFGTEQLMELHAADIDSWSLRHQDMIDALPRVRAAGYRLALLSNIPTSLAEHVYAVDEFMDEFEVVAMSCHIDAVKPSPAAYQWCIDRLDLPADEILFIDDSQRNVDAAAAVGLQARLYRGVDDLFATLSIEKSRI; the protein is encoded by the coding sequence ATGACCGTGAAAGCCCTGCTCACCGACATGTTCGGCGTCATCGCCCAGATCCAGCCGGAGTCGGCCCGCACGCGGCTGGTGCGCATCGCCGGTGCCGAGCCCGATGCCTTCTGGGCCGCCTACTGGGCGCACCGCCCCGACTACGACCAGGGCATCTCGACGCCCCTGGACTACTGGAGCCGGGTGGCCTGCGACCTGCGGATGGACTTCGGCACGGAACAGCTGATGGAACTGCATGCCGCCGACATCGACAGCTGGTCGCTGCGTCACCAGGACATGATCGACGCGCTGCCCAGGGTCAGGGCAGCCGGATACCGGCTGGCGCTGCTGAGCAATATCCCCACCTCGCTGGCCGAGCATGTCTATGCGGTGGACGAGTTCATGGACGAATTCGAGGTGGTGGCCATGAGTTGCCACATCGACGCCGTCAAGCCCTCGCCCGCGGCCTACCAGTGGTGCATCGACCGGCTGGACCTGCCCGCCGATGAGATCCTGTTCATCGACGACAGCCAACGCAATGTGGACGCCGCCGCAGCGGTTGGGCTTCAGGCACGGCTCTATCGTGGAGTGGACGATCTCTTCGCCACCCTGTCGATCGAAAAGAGCCGGATATGA
- a CDS encoding AI-2E family transporter: MPAFSLGRRMIRRPTRPQHPDEAPHPSSGPEPLTGEQLRELEDLRAASVESLVPRPLRTAAAWGWRLLIIAALIGLMWWLGGTLSEIVTPLATALLLTAALMPLNLFLRKHRWPHWLAALTCLLLLVVIIGGLLTLVGAQIGTQWRQLGEQAGKGVQAFITWLGTGPLHISQEQMNNWLSQARTHLEAQQNQIVSVATAAGSGVGKFFAGLAMALFATFFFLKNGGHYARSIIGTLPRANRIAAQGPLKSGWHALVNYVRAAVVVAAVDGVGAGVGALILGSNLWMAIMALTFVCAFVPLIGALFSGAVAVAVTLVTLGFWKAVIMLAVFVAVLQLEAHILQPLLLGRAVQIPPLVVLVGIAVGMTLSGVVGGIFAIPIVAFATGIIRGIRHQGEDLAELAPGSSGDDPPETGGPSRLADQGVDGGAGPTADPLATARGASSSGTTSPAASGMDAPPTVAGTDPPSTAGEGGVAQP; encoded by the coding sequence ATGCCGGCATTCTCGCTGGGACGGCGCATGATCCGGCGCCCCACCCGACCGCAGCATCCTGACGAGGCCCCGCACCCCTCGTCGGGTCCCGAGCCGCTGACCGGCGAGCAGCTCAGGGAACTTGAGGACCTGCGCGCCGCAAGCGTCGAATCGCTGGTGCCGCGCCCCCTGCGTACCGCGGCGGCCTGGGGCTGGCGGCTGTTGATCATCGCCGCCCTGATCGGCCTCATGTGGTGGCTGGGCGGCACCCTGTCCGAGATCGTGACGCCCCTTGCCACGGCCCTGTTGCTCACCGCTGCGCTCATGCCCCTCAACCTGTTCCTGCGCAAGCACCGCTGGCCGCACTGGCTGGCCGCGCTCACCTGCCTGCTGCTGCTGGTGGTGATCATCGGCGGCCTGCTGACCCTGGTCGGCGCCCAGATCGGCACCCAGTGGAGGCAGCTCGGCGAGCAGGCCGGCAAGGGCGTGCAGGCGTTCATCACGTGGCTGGGCACCGGGCCGCTGCACATCAGCCAGGAGCAGATGAACAACTGGCTGTCGCAGGCCCGCACCCACCTCGAGGCCCAGCAGAACCAGATCGTGTCGGTAGCCACGGCCGCCGGGTCGGGCGTCGGCAAGTTCTTCGCCGGCCTGGCGATGGCCCTGTTCGCGACCTTCTTCTTCCTCAAGAACGGCGGACACTATGCCCGCAGCATCATCGGGACCCTGCCGCGCGCCAACAGGATCGCGGCCCAGGGCCCGCTGAAGAGCGGCTGGCATGCGTTGGTCAACTACGTGCGTGCCGCCGTCGTCGTGGCGGCAGTGGATGGTGTCGGCGCGGGCGTCGGCGCACTCATCCTGGGGTCGAACCTGTGGATGGCCATCATGGCCCTGACCTTCGTCTGCGCCTTCGTGCCGCTGATCGGCGCCTTGTTCTCCGGCGCCGTCGCGGTTGCCGTGACGCTGGTGACGCTCGGCTTCTGGAAGGCCGTCATCATGCTGGCGGTGTTCGTGGCCGTCCTGCAGCTGGAGGCCCACATCCTGCAGCCCCTGCTGTTGGGCCGCGCCGTGCAGATCCCGCCCCTGGTGGTGCTGGTCGGCATCGCCGTCGGCATGACCCTGTCGGGCGTGGTGGGCGGCATCTTCGCCATTCCCATCGTCGCCTTCGCCACCGGCATCATTCGTGGCATCCGCCATCAGGGTGAGGACCTCGCGGAACTGGCGCCCGGCAGTTCCGGAGACGACCCGCCGGAGACGGGCGGACCCTCCCGGCTGGCCGACCAGGGAGTCGACGGGGGAGCGGGCCCCACCGCCGATCCCCTTGCCACGGCCCGCGGTGCAAGCTCCTCGGGGACCACCTCCCCGGCTGCCAGTGGCATGGACGCGCCACCAACCGTCGCAGGGACGGATCCCCCATCCACCGCAGGCGAGGGCGGGGTCGCCCAGCCGTGA
- a CDS encoding SRPBCC family protein yields MSEQVSTEDPKTSVVVSRVIAQPIAKVWAVLMTKDGSEALLGRGAVLGEKGQTWTAADGRTGVVRSVHRGEQIRFWWRKSEELPPSLVDLTLALTDDDHTLVKVAHSHLRPDLDPAYLQGWWEASLERIESDAF; encoded by the coding sequence ATGTCGGAGCAGGTCAGTACCGAAGATCCCAAGACATCCGTCGTCGTCAGCCGCGTGATCGCCCAACCCATCGCCAAGGTCTGGGCCGTGCTGATGACGAAGGACGGTAGCGAGGCCCTTCTGGGTCGCGGTGCGGTCCTCGGGGAAAAGGGACAGACGTGGACGGCGGCCGATGGGCGCACCGGCGTCGTCCGCAGCGTCCATCGTGGCGAACAGATCCGCTTCTGGTGGAGAAAGAGCGAGGAGCTCCCGCCGTCGCTGGTCGACCTGACGCTGGCCCTCACAGATGACGATCACACCCTGGTGAAGGTGGCGCACTCCCACCTGCGCCCCGACCTGGACCCGGCATACCTGCAGGGCTGGTGGGAGGCGTCACTGGAACGCATCGAGAGCGACGCCTTCTGA
- a CDS encoding pyridoxamine 5'-phosphate oxidase family protein encodes MDNQIHRHPERAITDRARLDQLLDEIGLATLSTVSPDGEPWAIPINVARAGDRVVMHGSTGAGALRHAAAGAPIVLTIATVDALVVGATAFSTSVNYRSASLRGVATRVTGDEQAALLGALTEAFLPGRMGEVPGLTHKQLAATMVLALPITADNWIMKVRAMGPDEMVVDADGGGAGGWGGIVPVRTVLDEARPAPWAQGAVPESVRLAQERRR; translated from the coding sequence ATGGACAACCAGATCCACCGTCATCCCGAGCGGGCCATCACCGATCGGGCCCGGCTCGACCAGCTGCTCGACGAGATCGGCCTGGCCACGCTGTCCACGGTGAGTCCCGATGGCGAGCCCTGGGCGATTCCGATCAATGTCGCCCGCGCCGGCGATCGCGTCGTCATGCACGGATCCACGGGTGCGGGGGCGTTGCGCCACGCCGCTGCCGGGGCTCCGATCGTGTTGACCATCGCCACCGTCGATGCCCTGGTGGTGGGTGCCACGGCCTTCTCCACCTCGGTGAACTACCGGTCGGCGTCGCTGCGCGGCGTGGCGACCCGCGTCACCGGCGACGAACAGGCCGCCCTGCTCGGGGCCCTCACCGAGGCATTCCTGCCGGGACGCATGGGGGAGGTGCCCGGGCTCACGCACAAGCAGCTCGCCGCCACCATGGTGCTCGCCCTGCCGATCACGGCCGACAACTGGATCATGAAGGTGCGGGCGATGGGTCCCGACGAGATGGTCGTCGACGCCGACGGCGGGGGAGCGGGCGGCTGGGGCGGCATCGTGCCGGTGCGTACCGTGCTCGACGAGGCACGGCCGGCACCCTGGGCGCAGGGGGCAGTGCCCGAATCGGTGCGCCTGGCGCAGGAACGCCGGCGCTGA